In Plectropomus leopardus isolate mb chromosome 20, YSFRI_Pleo_2.0, whole genome shotgun sequence, one DNA window encodes the following:
- the LOC121960112 gene encoding WD repeat-containing protein 36-like, which translates to MIYCVSGPIRVSAGLWGSAPSRPTTNQSRRRCQGVTVEEPGQEVTSGEADDDYESAEQLGAELVTLSLLPGSRWKSLLHLDVIKRRNKPVAPPAAPAAAPFFLPTVPGLTPRFSSPTATQQETQSKVLTWGSLTQRSEFSSALESALQSGSFDRPLRLLKDCGPAALSVELTCLSSEGGGASSLLLAFIHMIDSMLASGRDFDLAHAYLALFLKLHLRLLSQDSVAMAALLCLSSRLEAGWAELRASFDQSLCLLSYAKSALL; encoded by the exons ATGATATACTGTGTGTCTG GACCAATAAGAGTCTCTGCGGGCCTGTGGGGCTCCGCCCCCTCCCGGCCGACCACCAACCAGTCGAGGAGACGCTGCCAGGGGGTCACGGTGGAGGAGCCGGGACAGGAAGTGACCTCAGGGGAGGCTGATGATGATTACGAATCAGCTGAGCAGCTGGGGGCGGAGCTTGtgactctgtctctgctgcctgGGTCTCGATGGAAAAGTCTGCTGCACCTGGACGTCATCAAG AGGAGGAATAAGCCCGTGGCGCCCCCTGCTGCTCCGGCTGCTGCTCCGTTCTTCCTGCCAACAGTTCCTGGTCTCACACCTCGATTCTCGTCACCAACGGCAACCCAACAGGAAACACAG tcGAAGGTTTTGACGTGGGGTTCGTTGACTCAGAGGTCAGAGTTCAGCTCCGCTCTGGAGTCAGCTCTGCAGTCCGGATCAT TCGATCGCCCGCTGCGCCTCCTGAAGGATTGTGGGCCGGCGGCGCTCTCTGTGGAGCTCACCTGTTTGTCATCAGAGGGGGGCGGGGCCAGCAGCCTTCTGTTAGCCTTCATTCACATGATTGACAGCATGTTGGCCAGTGGGCGGGACTTTGACCTGGCTCATGCTTACCTGGCGCTTTTCCTGAag ctccATCTCCGCTTGTTGTCGCAGGACTCGGTTGCCATGGCAGCGTTGCTCTGCCTCTCCTCACGGCTGGAGGCGGGGTGGGCGGAGCTACGAGCATCATTTGACCAATCACTGTGTCTGCTGTCGTACGCCAAGAGCGCGCTGCTctaa